CACAACCTCCATGAATAGTTTCAGAGTGAAATTTGACAAGGACATTTGATCCTATGGTAAGCAGTGCCTTAACTTATTTTATTCCTCTTAGGCAGAGGCTTACTGAACAACACTTGAAGCCAAAGTTATCTTTGGCTGAATGCTTCTGTCCTGACATGATAATATCACCTAAGTGGGACTAATCATGTGTGATAGCATCTTTGAGTTTTTTCTGCCTGGATATCTCCTACAACTTTATATGGAAATTGTATTATAATCCTAATGTATCGCATCTTGCAGGTATATAACATGATGCTTTTCTGCTTTATCATTTCTATTCTTAGATGCTACTACTGCAATATTTGTTTCAACCTTCAGTTTGAGTGGAATCTGACTGAATTAATCAATATGACTTCTGGAATAGTTTAGCTAGACCCACAAATTTTCTGATAGCCGCTAAATACAACTTTTAAAATGTCAATCGAACAGAGAATTGCCTTAAACTTCTAAATAATGTCGGGCATGCCACATGGTGGTCCTGGACAACTGTTGATCTATTGCCTGCATGCATATCAAATATTATCCCTCTAAGGGAGAACTTAGTACCATGCTGCACCCATTGTAAGAAAAAGATCCTCTGCATTCATCATTTAGCGAACTAGTGGCGACCAATGCTGGAACTTTTTTTTGGTGACAATTGAAGATACTACACCCTAGAAACCTTGCACAGTTGTTTCTTTTTCCTGAAACCTGAATGCTAACAACATGAAATCCTGGACCATTCTTTCCTcaaatgttttgaaacaagCCCGTGTATTCTAAGAACTTGCTAAAAAATGAAGCAAAATGCAATGACTCGGAGGCCAATGCAAAACATTTTAGTACTCATCTCCCATTGGGCCATACAAAAAACCTATGCTCTCTACTGTGTCCTAGCTTTTCCTCCTCCCAATTATTATGTAACCTAGTCCCCATGTACACCTTTTTGTGATCCAATGGTGCCCAAAGTCCATGTCTCTATTGGAACAGAGTTGTTGTAACATTGTGGCACTAGGAATCTGCACATATTTCCCAGAACTGGATTGGATTGGAGCCTATGAATAAAGCTACACACAAGAAAGCTGGTGCAAAATCATTGAGATTTTCACCACTTGCTCAGCAGCACTCACTGACTTCTCCCCAAGCTGATCTGGACATGTTCACAGAAACCACATGCATGAATATAGTGGCATGCCCTCTTCTCGTCTGGCTTTGCTTTGGAATCAAGGAAAGATGCACTTGAAAATGGTGGGGCTCAGGATCTCAACAACTGACCCAAATTGCTGGGGCAACTTTGGGTGGCATGTCAGGGTGTGGATCTTATCCAACAGATGATGCAGCTACAGACACTTGGAGTAGAGAATTAAATGACCGAAACACGGCCTGGTTTAAGGATACTATGATCCTGATAGTTATGGTGAAAAGACTGCTAGCCTGTAAACTGTTTCATACTCATATCCCTGTAAACATTGACCATTTATTTGACTTCTCTAAGGTGCTACGTTATCACTGGTCAATTCATGTACCTGAACAGCATCAGAAAACAACCAAGACAACCTTAAGCAAATGCCATGGTAACCCAATTGTATATGGAAAGTTATGGATTATTTATATGAAATCTTATAGACCCTTCTGCTATAGTTATTTACAAATGTCTCTCTTACCAATCTGATGGACCGGATGCTCGTCCTATAACACTAACTAACAGCACCTATGTCCCCAGAACCAGCAGTTAATAACCCTTGTAAAGATCAAGAGAAAGGACAGAAAGAGGAAACCAAAAATCAAAGATTTTATCGATAAGCATCGGCATCATGAGATGTCTGACTTCTATGTTCTAGCAATTAAAATTGCAGGAGGGGAAAAATCAGACTCTCAAGTCCTCCTTGccatccagctccagctccaagaGGTGGCAAGAATGGCTGGCCTTGCAGGTTCGGTAGACCATGCCGGTGATGACCGTGTCGAGGACACAGATCATCGCGTGGATGTAGGCGACGAGGAGGCCCTCGCAGAGCATCCCCGGCGTCACCTTGCCGGTGAGCGTGTACGGCCGCATCACCCTGAGCTGGAACAGCGcctcgatggcggcggcggcgaggctggccGGCAGggacgcggcgacggcggtggcggcgtcgccGGCACGGAGCAGCATCAGGAGCGCCTTGAGCATGGCatgcgcgccgccccggccctcGGCGGCCGCGACGACCGTGGCCAGGTTGCACACCACTGACGCGTTGGCCAGCGCCACCGAGTAGACGATCACGCCGGCCGCCGAGAGCGCGAGCacggccctgccgccgccgccgcggtcggtGCCGGAGGGAGCGCCCAGCACGTGCAGCGCCTCGGCGGCATTGAacgcggcgagcagcgcggcgaAGACGCCCGCGTTGGCGAGCAGCAGCGCGAGGCAGTTCACGAGCTGCGTCCGCACCATCGCCGGGTACGACGCTCGCACTGCCTGGACGACGGCGTCCGACGGCcgctcgcgccggcgccgctgctgcggcggcggcggcgtcgagc
The nucleotide sequence above comes from Panicum virgatum strain AP13 chromosome 3K, P.virgatum_v5, whole genome shotgun sequence. Encoded proteins:
- the LOC120701039 gene encoding uncharacterized protein LOC120701039, translating into MGSAGKMVRTALHAFFRHYHPASSVASLLALPFSAAALLSRSHPALLAPSRSLSRRLRRVLVAAGFPPASQLLFLLSHRLSQRACAFLAALPFSLSFLLLAKACAVHCCCSTPPPPQQRRRRERPSDAVVQAVRASYPAMVRTQLVNCLALLLANAGVFAALLAAFNAAEALHVLGAPSGTDRGGGGRAVLALSAAGVIVYSVALANASVVCNLATVVAAAEGRGGAHAMLKALLMLLRAGDAATAVAASLPASLAAAAIEALFQLRVMRPYTLTGKVTPGMLCEGLLVAYIHAMICVLDTVITGMVYRTCKASHSCHLLELELDGKEDLRV